A single window of Acinetobacter wuhouensis DNA harbors:
- a CDS encoding copper resistance system multicopper oxidase: MSIQFSKSIVVAVALFSSTWGFAAVKEYHLTIDEGMVNVTGKSLKRITVNGQFPAPLLEFEEGDDAVIHVHNNLKNQDSSIHWHGLLLPGLMDGVPGFNGFNGIKPKGDFVYKFKVRQSGTYWYHAHSKGQEQDGLYGALVIYPKDKKPLAEHEKTERDYVVMLSDFHEKTSDQIQKDLKISAEYYQDQRETLGDVWKQVKRDGLKATWSDRKMWNQMRMLKTDMSDVTGYTYLINGKTPEQNWTGMFKPNEKVRLRFINASAMSFFDVRIPNLKMTVVGADGQPVKPVPVDEFRIGTAETYDVVVEPKTGHYQIEAESIDRSGFAIGTLHNELTPQSHGIHMPQARPRAILTMDDMGHGGEHAGMDHSKMNHGAMQGMDHSKMNHGAMQTMDHSTMHQEAGNHANTQTADYATMDHSQHQMPAAKTAQKSDAVVEGWANAATPQGDKALQYSDLKSLTPQPDTREATSELVVRLGGTMERYIWTINGKKFSDAEPLKVKYGERIRIKFINDSMMAHPMHLHGMFMQLENGQPAVDMPNKHTIVVPPAKTVTALLTADELGEWAIHCHLLYHMSAGMMNKLIVANVSEGETTTTPIQKNASNSQTSNVNKNSNAAQQGDQHAHH; encoded by the coding sequence ATGTCTATTCAATTTTCAAAAAGCATCGTCGTCGCTGTTGCTTTATTCTCGTCTACCTGGGGCTTTGCAGCAGTCAAGGAATATCATCTGACCATTGATGAAGGAATGGTCAATGTCACAGGTAAATCTCTAAAACGTATCACCGTAAATGGTCAGTTCCCTGCGCCTTTGCTCGAATTTGAGGAAGGTGATGATGCGGTGATTCATGTACATAATAATTTAAAAAATCAGGATTCTTCGATTCATTGGCACGGCTTGTTATTGCCAGGTTTGATGGATGGTGTACCAGGCTTTAACGGTTTTAATGGCATTAAACCAAAAGGCGATTTTGTCTATAAATTCAAAGTGCGTCAAAGCGGAACTTACTGGTATCACGCGCATTCCAAAGGTCAGGAACAGGACGGTTTATACGGTGCTTTGGTGATTTATCCAAAGGACAAGAAACCACTTGCTGAGCATGAAAAAACTGAGCGTGACTATGTGGTGATGCTTTCGGATTTCCATGAAAAAACCAGCGACCAGATTCAAAAAGACCTGAAAATTTCCGCTGAATATTATCAGGATCAGCGCGAAACTTTGGGTGATGTATGGAAACAGGTGAAACGTGATGGCTTAAAAGCCACGTGGTCTGATCGCAAAATGTGGAATCAGATGCGTATGTTAAAAACTGACATGTCTGATGTTACGGGTTATACCTACTTGATCAATGGTAAAACGCCTGAGCAGAACTGGACTGGCATGTTTAAGCCGAATGAAAAAGTGCGTCTGCGTTTTATCAATGCCTCTGCGATGTCGTTCTTTGATGTGCGCATTCCGAACCTGAAAATGACAGTGGTCGGTGCAGATGGTCAACCTGTGAAACCTGTACCTGTGGATGAGTTCCGTATTGGTACAGCAGAAACCTACGATGTCGTGGTTGAGCCAAAGACAGGACATTATCAGATCGAAGCAGAGTCGATTGACCGTTCAGGTTTTGCGATTGGCACATTGCACAATGAATTGACACCGCAATCGCATGGTATTCACATGCCACAAGCACGCCCTCGTGCCATTTTAACCATGGATGATATGGGGCATGGTGGTGAGCATGCAGGTATGGATCATTCAAAGATGAATCATGGTGCGATGCAAGGCATGGATCACTCAAAGATGAATCATGGTGCAATGCAAACTATGGATCATTCGACTATGCATCAAGAAGCAGGCAATCATGCGAATACGCAAACTGCTGATTACGCCACAATGGATCATTCACAACATCAAATGCCTGCAGCAAAAACAGCACAAAAATCTGATGCAGTTGTAGAGGGTTGGGCAAATGCTGCAACGCCACAAGGTGATAAAGCCCTGCAATACAGTGATTTAAAATCGTTAACGCCACAACCTGATACCCGTGAAGCGACAAGTGAATTGGTTGTTCGTTTGGGCGGTACGATGGAGCGCTATATCTGGACAATTAATGGTAAAAAATTCAGCGATGCAGAGCCATTAAAAGTGAAATATGGCGAGCGCATCCGAATTAAATTTATCAATGACAGTATGATGGCGCATCCGATGCATTTACATGGCATGTTTATGCAACTGGAAAATGGTCAGCCTGCGGTGGATATGCCGAACAAACACACCATCGTTGTACCACCTGCAAAAACAGTGACGGCATTACTCACTGCGGATGAATTGGGTGAATGGGCGATTCACTGTCATCTACTGTATCACATGAGCGCAGGCATGATGAATAAATTGATCGTTGCCAATGTTTCAGAGGGTGAAACGACCACGACACCAATTCAAAAAAATGCTTCAAATAGCCAAACAAGCAATGTAAATAAAAACAGCAATGCAGCACAGCAAGGAGATCAACATGCACATCACTAA
- a CDS encoding copper resistance protein B, with product MHIIKLFPKTVLASSLFLVSAWAVAHEGHHSDTSTETQTTAMPAMDHSKMNHSQMNHENMNHASMNHGAMDHSQHQQKAVSAPEDHTAHQGHDHRKEHGAQIYAITTVDNKWLLNEDGEGALKSEIETRIGTDENKIFLKAHIDKHESHDAEYDFKMLYSRMISDFWDAQIGARYRVEKVERDQRGTDTEEKLDGVIGLHGMAPYFFETDAYLYVGEDNYSGFSLETERDLLLTQKLIFQPYLNVDVVFSDDSKYAKKSGLSGVIAGIETRYEISKKVMPYIDIAYEYSKGNDATPWQVESDSEKGWLYGAGVRFKF from the coding sequence ATGCACATCATTAAGTTATTTCCAAAAACAGTATTGGCAAGTTCGTTATTTTTAGTCAGTGCTTGGGCTGTGGCACATGAAGGGCATCATTCAGATACATCGACTGAAACCCAAACGACAGCGATGCCTGCAATGGATCATTCTAAAATGAACCATTCACAGATGAATCATGAAAATATGAATCACGCATCTATGAATCATGGCGCAATGGATCATTCACAACATCAGCAAAAAGCAGTTTCTGCTCCCGAGGATCACACTGCCCATCAAGGGCATGATCACCGCAAAGAACATGGCGCGCAGATCTATGCGATAACCACCGTGGACAATAAATGGTTGCTGAATGAAGATGGTGAGGGTGCTTTAAAATCTGAAATTGAAACCCGCATCGGGACAGATGAAAACAAGATTTTCCTGAAAGCACATATTGATAAGCATGAATCACACGATGCTGAATATGACTTTAAAATGCTCTACAGTCGCATGATCTCTGATTTTTGGGATGCACAGATTGGTGCACGCTATCGTGTGGAAAAAGTTGAACGTGATCAGAGAGGTACTGATACAGAAGAAAAACTGGATGGTGTGATTGGCTTGCATGGTATGGCACCGTATTTTTTTGAAACCGATGCTTATCTCTATGTAGGTGAGGACAATTATTCAGGCTTTAGTCTGGAAACTGAACGTGATTTATTGCTGACGCAGAAGTTGATTTTTCAACCGTATTTGAATGTCGATGTGGTATTTTCAGATGATTCTAAATATGCCAAAAAATCAGGTCTGAGTGGTGTGATAGCAGGTATTGAAACCCGTTATGAGATCAGTAAAAAAGTCATGCCGTATATTGATATTGCTTATGAATATTCAAAAGGTAATGATGCAACGCCGTGGCAAGTGGAAAGCGATTCTGAAAAGGGTTGGCTTTATGGTGCAGGGGTCAGGTTTAAGTTTTAA
- a CDS encoding DMT family transporter, translating to MAWIVLIFAGVFEIVWAYTMKMSEGFTKLTPSVVTIFFMILSFGLLAYAMKTLPLGTAYTIWTGIGAIGSFLVGIFVLGEPTSAMRMLAAVLIISGLVLMKLSSS from the coding sequence ATGGCTTGGATCGTTCTTATTTTTGCAGGTGTCTTTGAAATCGTTTGGGCATATACCATGAAAATGTCCGAGGGTTTCACTAAGCTCACACCGAGCGTTGTCACAATATTTTTCATGATCTTAAGCTTTGGTCTTTTGGCGTATGCGATGAAAACATTGCCGTTGGGGACTGCCTATACCATCTGGACAGGAATCGGTGCGATTGGTTCATTTCTGGTCGGAATCTTTGTTTTAGGTGAGCCAACCTCTGCCATGCGTATGCTTGCTGCGGTTCTGATCATTTCAGGTTTGGTATTGATGAAACTCTCATCTTCATAA
- the sugE gene encoding quaternary ammonium compound efflux SMR transporter SugE: MAWALLIVAGLLEVVWAYCMKVSDGFSKLTPSILTIVFMIASFALLSYAMKTLPLGTAYTVWTGIGAIGSFAVGIFFLGEPASAMRMLAAVLIISGLILMKLSSS; the protein is encoded by the coding sequence ATGGCTTGGGCATTATTGATTGTTGCAGGTTTGTTGGAAGTGGTTTGGGCATACTGTATGAAAGTGTCTGACGGTTTCAGCAAACTGACACCAAGTATTTTGACCATTGTTTTTATGATCGCAAGTTTTGCATTATTGTCCTATGCCATGAAAACATTGCCACTCGGCACAGCATATACCGTATGGACAGGCATTGGTGCGATTGGGTCATTTGCAGTCGGGATATTTTTCTTAGGTGAGCCTGCATCGGCTATGCGTATGTTGGCTGCGGTTTTAATCATTTCTGGGTTAATATTGATGAAACTCTCATCATCTTAA
- a CDS encoding methylated-DNA--[protein]-cysteine S-methyltransferase: MKLSFMEMASPVGQLKLVATETALVAVLWENENPNRVRLAELIENTQHPILLETQKQLNEYFAGQRQVFDLPLDFEGTEFQQKVWQALLTIPFGETRSYKQIAEQIGNVKAVRAVGAANGKNPISIIAPCHRVVGANGKLVGFAGGLENKGILLKIEKLQ, from the coding sequence ATGAAACTGTCTTTTATGGAAATGGCTTCTCCTGTTGGTCAGCTTAAACTTGTGGCGACTGAAACTGCTTTAGTCGCTGTGCTTTGGGAAAATGAAAACCCCAATCGTGTTCGTTTGGCGGAATTGATTGAAAATACACAACATCCGATTTTGCTCGAAACGCAAAAGCAGTTGAATGAATACTTTGCAGGGCAACGTCAGGTTTTTGATTTGCCTTTAGATTTTGAGGGCACTGAGTTTCAACAGAAAGTCTGGCAGGCTTTGTTGACCATTCCTTTTGGTGAAACCCGTAGTTATAAACAGATTGCAGAACAGATTGGCAATGTTAAAGCTGTTCGTGCTGTGGGCGCTGCTAATGGTAAAAATCCAATTTCGATTATTGCGCCGTGTCATCGAGTCGTTGGAGCAAATGGGAAACTGGTGGGTTTTGCAGGTGGGTTGGAGAATAAGGGTATTCTTTTAAAAATTGAGAAATTACAATAA
- a CDS encoding nuclease-related domain-containing protein yields the protein MNTSQMLAPLFSQLWWMIPLFLIVGAIKAFKPFLKGKIGEFAVSAHVKLYLDKEKYTLLNDCTLPDEQNQTTQIDHILLSPYGIFVVETKNYKGWIFGGELQKTWTQKIYKNSYKFQNPLHQNYKHQKVLENILADIVDPALIHSVVVFMPDCEFKTQMPSNVFRGAAWTDYVKGFQEEVIPSTKLKRIQLRIEKEVLEKSWKTNRQHVQNLKDSHADKTV from the coding sequence ATGAATACATCACAAATGTTAGCACCACTTTTTTCGCAACTGTGGTGGATGATTCCATTATTCCTGATTGTTGGGGCAATCAAAGCATTTAAGCCTTTTTTAAAAGGGAAAATAGGAGAATTTGCTGTCAGTGCGCATGTAAAATTGTATCTGGATAAAGAGAAATACACGTTGCTGAATGATTGTACTTTACCTGATGAACAGAACCAAACCACACAAATAGATCATATTTTATTGAGTCCGTATGGCATTTTTGTGGTTGAAACCAAGAATTACAAAGGGTGGATTTTTGGAGGAGAACTTCAGAAAACATGGACACAGAAGATTTATAAAAACTCTTATAAATTTCAAAATCCATTGCATCAAAACTATAAACACCAAAAGGTTTTAGAAAACATTTTGGCTGATATTGTTGATCCTGCGTTGATTCATTCAGTCGTAGTTTTTATGCCTGATTGTGAGTTTAAAACACAAATGCCGAGTAATGTTTTTCGTGGTGCAGCTTGGACAGATTATGTCAAAGGCTTTCAAGAAGAAGTGATTCCATCGACAAAACTCAAACGTATTCAGCTCAGAATTGAAAAAGAAGTGCTGGAAAAGTCATGGAAAACCAATCGTCAGCATGTACAGAATTTGAAAGACAGTCATGCAGACAAAACCGTTTGA
- a CDS encoding ferritin family protein: protein MNYPQYQDDLNKLLESEIFGEAVFLTAAKHAKSEEHKQKWLALAALETQTLERFQAFLKQNNLKATSRLHIKAQGNATGFALAKMPWKLAMFFTTFYASL, encoded by the coding sequence ATGAATTACCCACAATATCAAGATGATCTGAATAAACTATTAGAGTCTGAAATCTTTGGTGAAGCTGTTTTTCTTACTGCTGCTAAACACGCTAAATCAGAAGAACATAAACAAAAATGGTTGGCTTTGGCAGCTTTAGAAACTCAAACCCTTGAGCGCTTTCAGGCATTTTTAAAACAGAATAACTTAAAAGCCACATCTCGTTTGCATATCAAAGCACAAGGTAATGCCACAGGTTTTGCATTGGCTAAAATGCCGTGGAAATTGGCGATGTTTTTCACAACCTTTTATGCAAGCCTTTGA